One Methylocapsa sp. D3K7 DNA window includes the following coding sequences:
- a CDS encoding FTR1 family protein, with protein sequence MAGALIIVLREAIEAGLIIGIVLAITKGVPQRTLYIGGGIAAGILGAVLVAGFAGALSNALEGVGQEVFNAAVLGLAVLMLAWHNIWMARHGRQMSEDLRRLGREVTSGARSLGALAAVVALAVLREGSEVVLFLYGVVISSNESGLSLLLGGVLGLLLGAGISALAYGGLAIIPPRHLFRVTGILIAFMAAGMAAQSVAFLEQADIATALGGVVWNSTAWLADNSIAGRILHTLLGYTGRPTQLQLIVYLGTLGTIFGLMKLAAPPAKPNHRLATN encoded by the coding sequence GTGGCGGGCGCCCTGATCATTGTCCTGCGTGAGGCGATCGAAGCTGGCTTGATCATTGGGATCGTGCTCGCCATCACAAAGGGCGTGCCCCAAAGAACTCTTTATATTGGCGGTGGTATTGCTGCTGGAATCCTCGGGGCGGTCCTCGTCGCGGGTTTCGCCGGTGCGTTGTCGAACGCGCTTGAGGGGGTTGGTCAGGAGGTCTTCAATGCTGCGGTGCTCGGTCTCGCCGTGTTGATGCTGGCCTGGCACAACATCTGGATGGCGCGGCATGGCCGTCAGATGAGTGAAGATCTGCGCCGTTTGGGCCGCGAAGTGACAAGCGGGGCCCGGTCCCTCGGCGCGCTTGCCGCTGTTGTCGCCTTGGCCGTTCTCCGCGAGGGGTCGGAAGTCGTTCTGTTTCTTTACGGGGTCGTCATTTCGAGCAATGAATCGGGATTGAGTCTGTTGCTCGGCGGCGTCCTCGGTTTGCTGCTCGGTGCCGGGATCAGTGCGCTGGCATATGGCGGGCTTGCGATCATCCCGCCGCGGCATTTGTTTCGGGTGACGGGGATTTTGATTGCTTTCATGGCAGCGGGGATGGCGGCGCAAAGCGTAGCTTTTCTGGAGCAAGCTGATATTGCCACGGCGCTCGGAGGGGTCGTCTGGAATTCGACCGCGTGGCTGGCCGACAATAGTATTGCTGGCCGCATCCTGCATACGCTGCTTGGCTATACCGGGAGGCCGACGCAACTTCAGCTCATTGTTTATCTCGGAACGCTCGGCACGATTTTCGGACTCATGAAATTGGCGGCGCCGCCGGCTAAACCCAATCACCGGCTTGCCACGAACTGA
- a CDS encoding DEAD/DEAH box helicase codes for MTFNKLGLSEKVLQAVEASGYLTPTPIQAEAIPQVLAGRDVLGIAQTGTGKTAAFTLPMLSRLEKGRARARMPRTLILEPTRELAAQVEESFARYGINHKLNVALLIGGVSFGDQETKIMRGADVLIATPGRLLDFAERGKLLLTAIEILVIDEADRMLDMGFIPDIERICKLVPFTRQTLFFSATMPPEITRLTEAFLHNPVRIEVARAASTAITISQGLVASESGSAKRETLRRLIRGAADFKNAIIFCNRKRDVAILHKSLQKHGFNAGVLHGDMDQRARTASLDAFKSGGVELIVCSDVAARGLDIPDVSHVFNFDVPSHAEDYVHRIGRTGRAGKTGVALSIVTPADQKYVAEIERLIARKIDWLDGESLANVPIEEPRQEARQETRRGERPQRSRRTGSGGGDVRGRQSSSRPPDAEAPAKPNHPSRRQDADLSPTGEAEQKRAAPSRPYHEKDDGPPVLGMGDHIPMFLLRPATVKPLKTPMAKTEPGKTTRTG; via the coding sequence ATGACATTTAACAAGCTCGGTCTCAGCGAGAAAGTTCTCCAGGCCGTCGAGGCCTCTGGATATCTCACGCCAACCCCCATTCAGGCGGAAGCGATTCCGCAGGTCCTCGCCGGACGCGACGTGCTCGGGATTGCCCAGACCGGCACCGGCAAGACCGCAGCCTTCACCCTTCCCATGCTGTCACGTTTGGAGAAAGGCCGCGCCAGAGCGAGGATGCCGCGCACCTTGATCCTGGAGCCGACCCGCGAACTTGCCGCGCAAGTCGAGGAAAGTTTCGCTCGCTACGGGATTAACCATAAGCTCAACGTCGCATTGCTCATTGGCGGCGTTTCCTTCGGGGACCAGGAAACCAAGATCATGCGGGGCGCCGACGTCTTGATCGCGACGCCCGGCCGCCTTTTGGATTTTGCCGAACGCGGCAAGCTGCTCCTGACCGCAATCGAAATTCTCGTCATCGATGAAGCCGACCGGATGCTCGACATGGGGTTCATTCCGGATATCGAGCGCATCTGCAAGCTTGTGCCTTTCACCCGCCAGACCCTGTTTTTCTCCGCCACCATGCCGCCGGAGATCACCAGACTTACCGAGGCTTTCCTGCACAATCCGGTGCGCATCGAAGTGGCTCGCGCGGCTTCGACGGCCATCACCATATCGCAAGGCTTGGTGGCATCGGAAAGCGGTTCCGCCAAGCGGGAAACCTTGCGGCGCCTCATTCGTGGTGCCGCCGATTTCAAAAACGCGATCATTTTCTGCAACCGCAAGCGGGATGTGGCGATCCTCCATAAATCGCTGCAGAAACATGGGTTCAATGCCGGTGTGCTACATGGCGACATGGATCAGCGCGCCAGAACGGCCTCGCTCGATGCGTTCAAGAGCGGCGGTGTCGAACTCATCGTTTGCTCGGACGTCGCGGCGCGCGGGCTCGATATTCCGGACGTCAGCCATGTGTTCAACTTCGACGTCCCGAGCCACGCCGAGGATTACGTCCACCGGATTGGCCGCACTGGTCGCGCTGGCAAAACCGGTGTCGCGCTTTCCATCGTCACCCCCGCCGATCAGAAATACGTCGCCGAAATCGAACGGCTGATCGCCCGCAAGATCGATTGGCTCGACGGCGAAAGCCTCGCCAACGTTCCCATCGAGGAACCTCGCCAAGAGGCGCGGCAAGAGACACGGCGCGGCGAACGCCCCCAGAGATCACGGCGGACAGGCTCAGGTGGCGGCGATGTGCGGGGCCGCCAGAGTTCTTCGAGGCCGCCGGACGCCGAGGCACCTGCCAAGCCAAATCACCCATCCCGCCGGCAAGACGCCGACCTTTCCCCAACCGGCGAAGCGGAACAAAAACGCGCCGCCCCGTCGCGCCCGTATCATGAAAAAGACGACGGTCCGCCGGTGCTCGGCATGGGCGATCATATTCCCATGTTTCTTTTGCGCCCCGCCACGGTTAAGCCCTTGAAAACGCCGATGGCAAAAACCGAACCCGGCAAAACCACGCGAACCGGATAG
- a CDS encoding iron-sulfur cluster assembly accessory protein has translation MANPQFAVLSLTEAAAERARKLIETAGRPVAGLRVGVKKGGCAGMSYTMDLAEEVQAADQIIEDQGVKILIAPQDLMFLLGTKLDFETTPLQASFTFQNPNQTGACGCGESVSITPAGEVQGEAV, from the coding sequence ATGGCCAACCCGCAATTCGCAGTCTTGTCGCTGACGGAAGCTGCCGCCGAGCGGGCGCGCAAACTCATCGAGACCGCGGGGCGGCCGGTCGCGGGGCTGCGGGTCGGCGTCAAGAAGGGTGGCTGCGCCGGCATGAGCTACACGATGGATCTCGCCGAGGAAGTCCAGGCCGCTGACCAAATCATCGAGGACCAGGGTGTAAAAATCCTAATCGCGCCGCAGGACTTGATGTTTCTGCTTGGCACCAAGCTGGATTTCGAGACGACGCCTTTGCAGGCGAGCTTTACCTTTCAAAATCCCAACCAGACAGGCGCTTGCGGCTGTGGCGAATCGGTTTCGATTACCCCGGCGGGCGAGGTACAGGGGGAGGCCGTTTGA
- the mfd gene encoding transcription-repair coupling factor yields MIDLKRVAAELAKGGSLTLSSVADGFDAFCAADVTRALARAAESRAVVLVHVARDSQRARAFGEALGFAAPDIELLDFPSWDCQPYDRVSPNAAISARRILVLSRLAKSRTSLERPRILSTTVNALLQKVPPLATITSDTFSAAPGNIVDMDALVQWLESNGFARASSVRDTGEYAVRGGILDLFAPGMPQPVRLDFFGDTLESIRAFDPETQRTTGQLRALDLVPMSEVQLRTATISRFRQAYVTHFGAQTRGDVLYEAVSEGRRPQGVEHWLPLFYEKLDTLFEYCAGAPLIFDPLASEAASERLAQIEDYYGARKSAHDADPAHSTYKPLPPSALYLTEAEWKARRDAASRIAVTPFAQPEGAKGLIIDCGSKPGRGFATERANPAANVFSAAIDHIRALQTNGKRAILAAWSDGSRERLGHVLTDHGLAGAAPISSLAQALALPQNTLALAVIGIEQGFEAQNLALVAEQDILGDRLLGGRRKAARRAQDFLSEVSALAAGDIVVHIDHGIGRFAGLKAIEADGAPHDCLELHYADGDKLFLPVENLELLSRYGSEDTAVELDKLGGVAWQKRRAKMRKRILEMAAGLIKIAAARQVKAAPKLVPPDGLYAEFCAGFPYDETDDQQAAIDAVLEDMASGRPMDRLVCGDVGFGKTEVALRAAFAASIEGKQVAVVVPTTLLARQHHKNFATRFAHLPVKVAQMSRMVAAADLKAAKLGAASGEIDIVIGTHAVLGKGASFKDLGLVVIDEEQHFGVKHKERLKELRAEVHVLTLSATPIPRTLQLALTGVRELSIIATPPVDRLAVRTSISPFDDMLVREALLRERYRGGQSFYVCPRIDDIEEASAFLRQKVPEVRFVVAHGQLAATELEARMAAFYDGQYDVLLSTAIVESGLDIPTANTLIVHRADMFGLGQLYQLRGRVGRSKVRAYALFTVPANRSMTPQAERRLKVLQSLDTLGAGFELASHDLDIRGAGNLLGDEQSGHIKEIGYELYQDMLREAVEALKAGIEEPAEEAWSPSITLGMPVTIPEDYVSDLHLRLSLYRRLSALQTDEEIESFAAEMIDRFGPLPAEVEQLMQLVAIKALCRRAHIEKVEAGPKGVIVAFRDNSFANPPGLVRFIAEQGTFAKVRPDMKVVFIREFETPAEKLEGTKQILRTLAAIAVKKAA; encoded by the coding sequence GTGATTGATCTTAAACGCGTCGCGGCCGAGCTTGCCAAAGGCGGCTCGCTGACACTGTCTTCCGTAGCCGATGGTTTTGATGCCTTTTGCGCCGCCGATGTGACGCGCGCGCTCGCACGGGCGGCGGAAAGCCGCGCCGTCGTGCTTGTCCATGTCGCGCGCGACAGCCAGCGCGCCCGGGCATTTGGCGAGGCGCTTGGCTTTGCGGCCCCCGATATCGAACTTTTGGATTTTCCGTCCTGGGATTGCCAGCCCTATGACCGGGTGTCACCCAATGCCGCCATTTCGGCGCGGCGGATTCTTGTCCTCTCGCGGCTGGCCAAATCGCGCACATCGCTGGAACGGCCGCGCATCCTTTCGACAACCGTCAACGCTTTGCTGCAAAAAGTGCCGCCGCTCGCGACCATCACCAGCGACACATTTTCGGCGGCGCCGGGCAATATCGTCGATATGGACGCACTGGTGCAGTGGCTGGAGTCCAATGGCTTTGCGCGGGCCTCAAGCGTGCGCGATACCGGTGAATACGCGGTGCGCGGCGGCATCCTCGATCTGTTCGCGCCCGGCATGCCGCAGCCGGTGCGGCTCGATTTTTTCGGCGACACGCTCGAATCGATCCGCGCGTTCGATCCCGAAACGCAGCGCACGACCGGCCAGCTTCGCGCCCTCGATCTCGTGCCCATGAGCGAGGTGCAACTTCGGACCGCGACGATCAGCCGTTTCCGGCAAGCCTATGTTACACATTTCGGCGCGCAGACACGCGGCGATGTGCTCTATGAAGCTGTCAGCGAAGGCCGCCGTCCGCAAGGTGTCGAACATTGGCTGCCGCTGTTTTACGAAAAGCTCGATACGCTGTTCGAGTATTGCGCCGGTGCCCCGTTGATTTTCGATCCGCTTGCCAGCGAGGCAGCGAGCGAGCGGCTGGCGCAGATCGAGGATTATTACGGCGCCCGCAAAAGCGCGCATGATGCCGATCCCGCTCACTCGACCTATAAGCCGCTGCCGCCGAGCGCACTCTATCTCACGGAGGCCGAATGGAAGGCGCGCCGCGATGCCGCAAGCCGCATCGCGGTGACGCCCTTTGCACAGCCGGAAGGCGCGAAAGGCCTCATCATCGATTGCGGCTCAAAGCCCGGACGCGGCTTTGCCACCGAGCGCGCCAATCCCGCCGCCAATGTGTTTTCGGCGGCCATCGATCATATCCGGGCTCTGCAAACAAACGGTAAGCGGGCGATCCTCGCCGCCTGGTCGGATGGCTCGCGCGAGCGGCTTGGCCATGTGCTCACTGACCACGGACTTGCGGGCGCGGCACCCATCTCGTCGCTCGCGCAAGCTTTGGCGCTTCCGCAAAACACGCTCGCCTTGGCGGTGATCGGCATCGAGCAAGGGTTTGAGGCGCAAAATCTCGCGCTCGTCGCCGAGCAGGATATTTTGGGCGACCGGCTGCTCGGTGGCCGCCGCAAAGCGGCACGCCGCGCTCAGGATTTTTTGAGCGAAGTCAGCGCGCTCGCTGCCGGTGATATTGTCGTCCATATCGATCACGGAATTGGCCGCTTCGCAGGGCTGAAGGCGATCGAGGCCGACGGTGCTCCGCATGATTGCTTGGAGCTGCATTATGCCGATGGCGACAAACTGTTTCTGCCCGTCGAAAACCTCGAGCTTTTGTCGCGCTATGGCTCGGAAGATACCGCCGTCGAACTTGACAAACTCGGCGGCGTCGCCTGGCAGAAGCGCAGGGCGAAAATGCGCAAGCGCATTCTCGAAATGGCGGCGGGGCTCATCAAAATCGCCGCCGCACGGCAAGTCAAAGCCGCGCCAAAACTGGTGCCGCCGGACGGTCTTTACGCCGAATTTTGCGCCGGCTTTCCTTATGACGAGACCGATGACCAGCAAGCTGCAATCGACGCGGTGCTAGAAGATATGGCGTCCGGGCGGCCGATGGACCGGCTTGTCTGCGGCGATGTCGGCTTCGGTAAGACTGAGGTTGCGCTGCGCGCGGCCTTCGCGGCTTCGATCGAAGGCAAGCAAGTGGCGGTGGTCGTGCCGACGACACTTCTCGCCCGCCAGCATCATAAGAATTTCGCCACGCGTTTCGCGCATCTGCCGGTCAAAGTCGCGCAAATGTCGCGGATGGTTGCCGCCGCCGATCTCAAGGCCGCAAAGCTCGGTGCCGCATCCGGCGAGATCGATATTGTCATTGGCACTCATGCGGTGCTTGGCAAAGGCGCGAGTTTTAAAGATCTCGGTCTTGTCGTCATCGACGAGGAGCAGCATTTCGGCGTCAAGCATAAGGAGCGCTTGAAGGAGCTGCGCGCCGAAGTGCATGTTTTGACCCTATCGGCAACGCCCATCCCGCGCACCTTGCAGCTGGCTCTGACGGGGGTTCGCGAGCTTTCGATCATCGCGACGCCGCCCGTTGACCGCCTGGCGGTGCGCACCTCGATCTCGCCATTCGACGATATGCTGGTGCGCGAGGCGCTGCTGCGCGAACGCTATCGCGGCGGCCAGAGCTTTTATGTGTGTCCGCGCATCGACGATATCGAGGAGGCAAGCGCCTTCCTCCGGCAAAAGGTTCCCGAAGTCCGATTTGTCGTCGCGCATGGCCAGTTGGCGGCGACCGAACTCGAGGCGAGGATGGCGGCCTTTTACGACGGCCAATATGATGTGCTGCTGTCGACCGCAATCGTTGAATCCGGCCTTGATATTCCGACCGCCAATACGCTCATCGTGCATCGCGCCGATATGTTCGGTCTCGGCCAGCTCTATCAATTGCGCGGCCGCGTCGGGCGTTCGAAAGTCCGCGCCTATGCGCTCTTCACGGTTCCCGCCAATCGCAGCATGACGCCGCAAGCCGAACGGCGGCTGAAAGTCTTGCAGTCTCTGGACACACTCGGCGCTGGCTTTGAACTGGCGAGCCACGACCTCGACATTCGCGGCGCCGGAAACCTGCTGGGCGATGAACAGTCCGGTCATATCAAGGAGATTGGCTATGAACTGTATCAAGACATGTTACGCGAGGCCGTCGAAGCATTAAAGGCGGGCATCGAGGAACCGGCCGAGGAGGCCTGGTCGCCCTCGATTACGCTGGGCATGCCGGTGACGATTCCCGAGGACTATGTCAGCGATCTGCATTTGCGCCTCAGCCTCTACCGCCGGCTCTCGGCACTGCAGACGGATGAAGAAATCGAGAGTTTCGCGGCGGAGATGATCGACCGTTTCGGGCCGTTGCCCGCCGAAGTCGAGCAATTGATGCAGCTCGTCGCGATCAAGGCTTTGTGCCGGCGAGCGCATATCGAGAAAGTCGAGGCGGGACCGAAGGGGGTCATTGTTGCGTTCCGCGACAATTCCTTCGCCAACCCGCCAGGCTTGGTGCGCTTTATCGCCGAACAAGGCACCTTCGCGAAGGTGCGCCCGGACATGAAAGTCGTGTTTATCCGCGAATTCGAGACACCCGCCGAGAAGCTGGAAGGGACAAAGCAAATCTTGCGCACGCTTGCCGCCATCGCGGTGAAAAAGGCGGCGTGA